In the Flavobacterium sp. J372 genome, one interval contains:
- a CDS encoding 50S ribosomal protein L25/general stress protein Ctc, producing MKSITIKGSERESVGKAATRAARNAGMVPCVLYGGEQPVHFTAEDLAFKGLVYTPNVHTVVIDLDGGKQYNAILQDIQFHPVSDKILHIDFYQLKDDKEITMDVPVKIVGTSPGVLGGGVLRLNQRKLKVRALPANLPDFVEANISELEMGNKLYVTKIETNNFKILNPENTVVVQVRISRAAMKAAQEAAKAAKAPAKGKKK from the coding sequence ATGAAATCGATTACGATTAAAGGATCTGAAAGAGAAAGCGTGGGCAAAGCGGCAACGCGTGCGGCACGTAATGCTGGAATGGTTCCTTGCGTGTTATACGGAGGAGAACAGCCAGTGCATTTTACAGCAGAAGACCTTGCTTTCAAAGGGCTGGTTTACACTCCAAACGTACACACTGTTGTAATTGACCTTGATGGCGGTAAGCAATACAACGCTATCCTTCAAGACATCCAGTTTCACCCTGTGAGCGACAAAATCCTTCACATTGACTTTTACCAACTGAAGGATGACAAAGAGATCACTATGGATGTACCGGTGAAAATTGTTGGTACTTCGCCAGGTGTACTTGGTGGTGGTGTGCTACGCCTAAACCAGCGCAAGCTTAAAGTGCGTGCACTTCCTGCAAACCTGCCTGACTTTGTTGAGGCTAACATCTCTGAACTTGAAATGGGTAACAAACTTTATGTTACTAAAATAGAGACTAACAACTTCAAAATCCTAAACCCTGAAAACACAGTGGTTGTACAGGTACGTATCTCTCGTGCTGCTATGAAGGCTGCGCA